In a single window of the Corvus hawaiiensis isolate bCorHaw1 chromosome 19, bCorHaw1.pri.cur, whole genome shotgun sequence genome:
- the SMIM36 gene encoding small integral membrane protein 36 codes for MKLHSLGLHSLVWDQMEFYLEIDPVTLNLIILVASYVILLLVFLISCVLYDCRGKDPSKEYAPEVPADTQPPIRLVVMQQSAPGTRWAKGLISAYENPADLPGKRTTVV; via the coding sequence ATGAAACTTCATTCTCTGGGTTTGCACTCACTAGTATGGGACCAAATGGAGTTTTATTTGGAGATTGACCCTGTTACCTTGAATCTCATCATTCTGGTAGCTAGCTATGTTATTTTGCTTCTGGTTTTCCTGATCTCCTGCGTGCTCTATGACTGCAGAGGGAAGGATCCCAGCAAGGAATATGCTCCTGAGGtccctgcagacacccagcCCCCGATCCGGCTGGTGGTGATGCAGCAGAGCGCTCCTGGTACTCGCTGGGCAAAGGGGCTCATCTCTGCCTACGAGAACCCTGCTGATCTGCCTGGGAAAAGGACTACAGTTGTGTGA